In one window of Silvanigrella paludirubra DNA:
- a CDS encoding glycosyltransferase yields MKNNELKVALVVDWLTVYGGAERVVEQIIECYPNCDIYSLIDFLNDEQRFFVKGKKAKTSFIQKLPFAKKYYRIYLPLMPLAIESFNLHDYDLIISSSHAVARGVITYHHQLHITYLQAPGLRYAYHDKNIYSIGSKFKILKEFLLYKLRKWDFIASKRADYTIANSEYVSEWNEKIVGVKSKVIYPPVYLDNFIKYFNEEKRDTYVAVGRLEPIKRFDLIIEAFNSSNKKLIIIGSGSIEKELKKLANDNISFVGFRNQIEIAEILSKSKAFLQAGCEGFGISMLESQACGTPVIAFAQGGALEVVNHIGVTNKPTGILFEDQSKESILKAIELFESGLVNIQPIHCLENAKRFSKETFKKSFKDFINQKIMFRSFKNKIENKKRA; encoded by the coding sequence GTGAAGAATAATGAGTTAAAGGTAGCTCTTGTTGTTGATTGGCTAACTGTTTATGGTGGAGCAGAAAGAGTAGTTGAGCAAATAATAGAATGTTATCCGAATTGTGATATTTATTCTTTAATTGATTTTTTAAATGATGAACAAAGATTTTTTGTAAAAGGAAAAAAAGCAAAAACATCATTTATACAAAAACTACCTTTTGCAAAAAAATACTATAGAATTTATTTACCTTTAATGCCTTTAGCAATTGAATCATTTAATTTACATGATTATGATTTAATTATTTCTTCTTCACACGCAGTTGCCAGAGGTGTAATCACTTACCATCACCAGCTTCATATTACTTACCTACAAGCACCGGGCTTAAGATATGCTTATCATGATAAAAATATCTACTCGATTGGAAGTAAATTTAAAATTTTAAAAGAGTTTTTATTATATAAATTAAGAAAATGGGATTTTATTGCTTCAAAAAGAGCGGATTATACTATTGCAAATTCTGAATATGTTTCAGAATGGAATGAAAAAATTGTTGGTGTAAAATCTAAAGTAATTTATCCACCTGTTTATTTAGACAATTTTATAAAATATTTTAATGAAGAAAAACGTGATACTTATGTTGCAGTAGGAAGATTGGAACCTATTAAAAGATTCGACCTTATCATTGAAGCTTTTAATTCATCAAATAAAAAATTAATTATAATTGGGTCTGGTTCTATTGAAAAAGAATTAAAAAAACTTGCAAATGACAATATATCATTTGTAGGATTCAGAAATCAAATTGAAATTGCTGAAATTCTTTCAAAATCAAAAGCATTTTTACAAGCTGGTTGTGAAGGCTTTGGAATTTCAATGCTTGAATCACAAGCCTGCGGAACACCAGTAATTGCCTTTGCCCAAGGAGGAGCCTTAGAAGTTGTAAATCATATTGGAGTTACAAATAAACCGACTGGAATTTTATTTGAAGATCAAAGTAAGGAAAGTATTTTAAAAGCAATTGAATTGTTTGAATCTGGTTTAGTAAATATTCAGCCCATACATTGTCTTGAAAATGCAAAAAGATTTTCAAAAGAAACATTTAAAAAATCATTTAAAGATTTTATCAATCAAAAAATAATGTTTAGATCATTTAAAAATAAAATTGAAAATAAAAAACGAGCCTAA
- a CDS encoding NAD(P)-binding protein — protein sequence MKIEFDEEFDNVIIGAGAGGIAVAKLLSENSNKNNTVLFEQHFAPGGCGGYFARGNPKRVFDVGATQLVAIQNGEIQNKIYCLNKKEIIKFPDSEKIENIYFHFPNDNTSISIDSRANIKITDGKLEENEERVLKNIIHFSNLTSKEIWVNLKYIPKLPINSIKELFQNLAIFFRMKNKLILFSTFFLSYLTVCKLLGLKNNFKKSHDILNSLLLDTVQNKMKYVPWIFGSMGISILNYGIYRLNGGMRSYFMDLAFQIQDKGIKINYQHELLSIEEDKNGFILCILDRKKNIRKKILANKNLFLNITVWNFLKIYKEENSFKKKLSHKIKNKSSWGACALFGYFEHKETYPIGPWYHQIFFEENEIEELKSSLYLSVYKKEQNNNIRCFTATIHFKINQYDHQKKEFYKNKLIARIEKTLKIKIQNCEFASPSTYEKFTYRDKGKVGGMITNAYDIIFKSIPSVYKHPNKSSKLFFVGDSVFPGQGIVSSSISGVIAWERATNLKFSDLE from the coding sequence ATGAAAATAGAATTTGACGAAGAATTTGATAATGTTATTATTGGAGCAGGAGCGGGAGGAATTGCCGTTGCAAAATTATTAAGCGAGAATTCAAATAAAAATAATACGGTTTTATTTGAACAACATTTTGCACCTGGAGGTTGCGGAGGTTATTTTGCAAGAGGAAATCCTAAAAGAGTTTTTGATGTTGGTGCTACTCAACTTGTAGCAATTCAAAATGGAGAAATTCAAAATAAAATTTACTGCCTTAATAAAAAAGAAATAATAAAATTTCCTGATAGTGAAAAAATTGAAAATATTTACTTTCATTTTCCAAATGATAATACATCAATCTCTATAGATTCAAGAGCAAATATAAAGATAACTGATGGTAAACTAGAAGAAAATGAAGAGAGAGTGTTAAAAAATATTATCCATTTTTCAAATTTAACAAGTAAGGAAATTTGGGTTAATTTAAAATATATACCTAAATTACCAATTAATTCAATTAAAGAATTATTTCAAAATTTAGCTATTTTTTTTAGAATGAAAAATAAATTAATTCTATTTTCTACATTTTTTTTATCCTATTTAACAGTTTGTAAATTATTAGGCCTAAAAAACAATTTTAAAAAAAGTCATGATATCTTAAACTCGCTTTTACTTGATACTGTCCAAAATAAAATGAAATATGTGCCTTGGATATTTGGAAGTATGGGTATTAGTATATTAAATTATGGAATTTATCGTTTAAATGGAGGAATGAGATCGTACTTTATGGATCTTGCTTTTCAAATTCAAGATAAAGGTATTAAAATAAATTATCAACATGAGCTTTTATCTATAGAAGAAGATAAAAATGGATTTATTCTATGTATTTTAGACAGAAAAAAAAATATAAGAAAAAAAATTCTTGCAAATAAAAATTTATTTTTAAATATAACTGTTTGGAATTTTTTAAAAATTTATAAAGAAGAAAATTCTTTTAAAAAGAAATTAAGCCATAAAATTAAAAATAAATCATCATGGGGTGCCTGTGCGCTTTTTGGATATTTTGAACATAAAGAAACTTATCCAATTGGCCCATGGTATCACCAAATTTTCTTTGAAGAAAACGAAATAGAAGAATTAAAAAGTTCTTTGTATTTATCTGTTTATAAAAAAGAACAAAATAATAATATTAGATGCTTTACCGCAACAATACATTTTAAAATAAATCAATATGACCACCAAAAAAAAGAATTCTATAAAAATAAACTTATTGCTAGAATTGAAAAAACTTTGAAAATTAAAATACAAAATTGTGAGTTTGCCTCTCCTTCTACTTATGAAAAATTTACATATAGAGATAAAGGTAAAGTTGGAGGCATGATTACAAATGCATATGATATTATTTTTAAGTCGATTCCTTCTGTTTATAAACATCCAAATAAATCTTCAAAATTATTTTTTGTAGGAGATTCTGTATTTCCTGGTCAAGGAATTGTATCCAGTTCCATAAGCGGTGTTATAGCATGGGAAAGAGCGACAAATTTAAAATTCTCCGATTTAGAATAA
- a CDS encoding NAD(P)H-binding protein, giving the protein MTKPRIAIAGASGFIGIYAIEELSKNFRIRALCRNLPTTNSLNSDVQWFSCDLFNLKEAEIAFQDCDYILYLIHSMTKGSRLTQSTFDDLDLIIADNVRRSALKNNIKHIIYLGGIIPEINYGISRHLKSRNEVEIVLTCSGIPLTCIRAGIIIGSGGSSFQIVYRLVKTLKIMTTPKWTKSLSQPVDVNDVIQFIKLCVGNKEVYNKVIDIHGTELISYNELIIKIATLMKLKRTLITLPFFNLGLSKLWLYIITGIDYYTISPLIDSLKYDLKANHSLYFNNYIPNPISLNDSLQRAIENEEKNEIKPRRKTFEENKVRTVQRLNLPMGWDSIRLGKEYINWLPKVFFTIIRSKVNNNIVRFTFLKINLLTFEFSDDRSSTDRQLFYIKGGLLVIKKDYPPARFEFRISPHEQSAIAAIHDYYPSLPWPIYRIFQASFHKMVMYLFNKHLIKIQNKKV; this is encoded by the coding sequence ATGACTAAACCTAGAATAGCCATTGCAGGAGCAAGTGGTTTTATTGGTATATACGCAATTGAAGAATTATCAAAAAATTTTAGAATTAGAGCATTATGTCGAAACCTTCCCACAACAAATAGTCTAAATTCAGATGTACAATGGTTTTCATGCGATTTATTTAATTTAAAAGAAGCTGAAATTGCATTTCAAGATTGTGATTATATTTTATATCTTATTCATTCTATGACAAAAGGAAGCAGGTTAACTCAAAGCACTTTTGATGACCTTGATCTAATTATTGCTGATAACGTTAGACGTTCCGCACTAAAAAATAATATTAAACATATTATTTATTTAGGTGGCATTATTCCAGAAATAAATTATGGAATATCAAGACATTTAAAAAGTAGAAATGAAGTTGAAATTGTCTTAACTTGTTCAGGTATACCTTTAACTTGTATAAGAGCTGGAATTATTATTGGGTCTGGAGGAAGTTCATTTCAAATTGTCTACCGGTTAGTAAAAACTTTAAAAATAATGACAACACCAAAATGGACAAAATCACTTTCACAGCCAGTTGATGTTAATGATGTTATCCAATTTATTAAACTTTGTGTTGGAAATAAAGAAGTATATAATAAAGTTATTGATATACATGGTACAGAATTAATATCCTATAATGAATTGATTATTAAAATTGCTACGTTAATGAAACTAAAAAGAACATTAATAACATTACCGTTTTTTAATTTAGGTCTTTCAAAATTATGGCTTTATATAATTACTGGTATTGATTATTATACAATATCACCACTTATTGATAGTTTAAAATATGACTTGAAAGCAAATCATTCCCTTTATTTTAATAATTATATACCAAATCCAATATCATTAAATGACTCATTACAAAGAGCAATTGAAAATGAAGAAAAAAATGAAATAAAACCGAGAAGAAAAACATTTGAAGAAAATAAAGTAAGAACAGTTCAAAGATTAAATTTGCCAATGGGTTGGGATTCAATCAGATTAGGAAAAGAGTATATTAATTGGCTTCCAAAAGTATTTTTCACAATAATACGGTCTAAAGTTAACAATAATATTGTTCGTTTTACTTTTCTAAAAATCAATTTATTAACATTCGAGTTTTCAGATGATAGAAGCTCTACAGATAGACAACTTTTTTATATAAAAGGTGGACTCCTTGTTATTAAAAAAGATTATCCTCCAGCAAGATTTGAGTTTAGAATTAGCCCACATGAACAGTCTGCAATTGCTGCAATTCATGACTATTATCCTTCATTACCTTGGCCAATTTATAGGATATTTCAAGCTAGTTTTCATAAAATGGTTATGTATTTATTTAATAAACATCTCATAAAAATTCAAAATAAAAAAGTTTAA
- a CDS encoding SDR family NAD(P)-dependent oxidoreductase, producing MSNKKTLVINGGNSSIGKKLYEIETNNKNIALIVKDKSNLEENNYNKFIYQANATNPEEIQQAIHEILNEHNSIDEYVHLIGSITLKSLHNTSLNEWNQIMDLNLNSIYYALKIILPIMQKQKSGNIVLISSVAAQVGLMNHEAISAAKGAVESLTRSLSISYANFGIRVNCIAPSLTNTKMAKFLVQNEIAVKSTISFNAIKRIGEPEDIANTISFLLDQKSSFITGQIISVDGGLTHVRTPHKL from the coding sequence ATGAGTAACAAAAAAACATTAGTAATAAATGGCGGTAATTCATCAATTGGTAAAAAATTATATGAAATTGAAACCAACAATAAAAATATTGCTCTAATTGTAAAAGATAAATCAAACTTAGAAGAGAATAATTATAACAAATTTATATATCAAGCTAATGCAACAAATCCAGAAGAAATTCAACAAGCAATTCATGAGATTTTAAACGAACATAATTCTATTGATGAATACGTTCATTTAATTGGATCAATTACACTCAAATCCTTGCATAATACCTCTCTTAATGAGTGGAATCAAATTATGGATTTGAATTTAAATAGTATTTATTACGCTTTAAAAATTATATTGCCAATAATGCAAAAACAAAAATCAGGAAATATTGTACTTATATCTTCAGTTGCAGCACAAGTTGGACTAATGAATCATGAAGCAATATCAGCAGCAAAAGGTGCTGTTGAGTCTTTAACTAGGAGTTTATCTATATCCTATGCCAACTTTGGAATTAGAGTAAATTGTATAGCCCCATCCTTAACGAATACCAAAATGGCCAAGTTTTTAGTTCAAAATGAAATAGCAGTAAAATCTACAATTTCGTTTAATGCAATTAAAAGAATAGGGGAGCCAGAAGATATTGCAAATACAATTTCATTTTTATTAGATCAAAAAAGCTCATTCATTACAGGTCAAATTATTTCTGTCGATGGTGGTTTAACTCACGTTAGAACACCTCATAAACTATAA